The nucleotide sequence GAAGCCCACAGTCATCAggccttgcacacacacacaggcagcatgGGGGGGCAGAACAGCTGTGCAtaaccacagctgcagctgacCCCCACCTGTCCTCCCTCAACACGCCCCCGCGCACGCCACCTTAAACACCACCTTAAACGCCATGTTAAACCACCACAGCCGCTGCCGCCTGGCGAAGCTTCTGaaggcaaatttaaaaaataaaaataaatcactgacCAGCTCCTCAAAGACCCTGTCCACACACTGATTATGGCTCTCATACACTctgcatgcaaaaacacactccACTACAACTACTAACTAAatactgaggaaaaaaatcactcaAATGTAGCATCGAACTATGCGTCTATTCAAAGGCTGATATGGTCTGCAAAAAAGAGCTTGTAATTCAACTACAAAGGAAAAGCTTTTTACAGAAAGTTCATATGCACCGTTTTAACTTCAAACCTCTCCACCGCCCTACACTTCACTCAGCATCTACAGACAGTGTTTATTCCCATTACGCTAAAATATTCTGTACAGTTACAAAGGACCTCAGCCCTCTCTATCCTTcaggcaaaccccccccccccgtcccgcccgcgGCAAACACGTTCCTCTCGTCTCATCACCCCTGCTCCCATTCGGGCCCCTCCCGAACTTCCCCCTCCCATTCCAGTGCCAGGCGGGCCCACACAGGACCTgaccccacgcccccccctcgcctcagTAGCCCCTGCTGAACCCGTTGCTGTACTTGTCATCGAAGTAGTCGTCCTTCTCAAACCCTGAGCCCAGGGAGTAGCGGTGATagagggaggaggcggaggagggggcgggcggggggggaggggggggcaccaTGCTGGCGCTGGTGGTGCGGGCGTAGGAGCGGGCGtagccggcggcggcggccgagggggggggcgggggcgggggcagcagGGCGCGCCGGCCCCCGGGGGGGCTGCGGTCGCGGTAGTAGcgggcggagagggagggggacagcgGGCGctgaggggggggcggcgggcggcgcTCGTACGCGTCGCGCTCGTAGTAGCGGGACGACCCGCCGTAGGGGTCGTAGCGCACGCCTCGCTCATAAAGGTCGCGGTCATAGTAACcgcgcgggggagggggcgggagcgggggcggggggggcaggcgcCCGCGCGGAGCGTAGTACTCGCccgggggcaggcgggggggcaggTAGTGCGGGTGGGGCGGGtagtgggggtggtgggggggaggaggggggaagtcGTCGCCCCTCCCGTCCCTGGCCTGGTTGCTGCGAGACAGGGACACAAAGATCTTCTGGCCCTCGATCTTGGAGTGGTTGAGCTCGGAGATGGCCTCCAGCGCCTCGTTCTCCCGCTGCATGTGCACGAAGGCGTAGTTCTTGACGATGTCGCACTCCACCACCTTGCCGTACTGCTGGAAGAGCTCCTTGATCTTGCCGGCGGTGACGCCCTCGGGCACGTTGCCCACGTAGATCTTGGTGGCGTTGCGCACCTTGGTGGTGGCGTACTCCACCGTGATGCGCGAGCCGTTGAGCTCATGCTTGTGCAGCGCGGCCACGGCCTTCTGGgccgcctcctcctcgtccATGTGCACGAAGCCGTAGTTCTTCAGGATGTCGCAGTCCGACACGGCGCCGTGCTTCTCAAACAGCTCCCGCAGCTCCTGCTCCGTGGTCGACGAGTTCACGTTCCCCACGAAGATCTTCACCATGGCGACGGCGGGCGGGGGCGCGTGTGATCAAAAGAGAGCCTGTACTTCCTGTGCACAGCCTAACGAGAGCCTGTACTTCCTGTGCACAGCCTAACGAGAGCCTGTACTTCCAGTACACAGCGTAACAGTCTCTTCAGATCTGAGGCCTGGGTTCAAGTTATATATTTACTCTCATTAAAAAGCAGTTCCTGTtggggaaacagagagacacCATTAAAAACGGAATTGATTTCCttgcaaaacattaaaattacaaTCTGATTATTCTGTGCCAACAAGCCTACAGCGAACAGACCGTAATCCAAGATCGCGTGCATTCACCCCACCGTACATCAGAGCAGCCTATGAAAGTGGGGGGAAATATCGAATGTTTTCATAAACCGTCCGAGGCCTGTTATCCCATTTCTAACACCCCAGCTGCTAGGTTCACACACGCAGAACCTGGCATTTgtgccattgttttcaattacctAGCAACGGTCAGTGGTCAAACAAATCGCCTaataaatgtagctagctaacaatgCGATCTAattcatgcattattcattaatCTGACAAACCGTAGGCGGCTAAACCTTGCGAGCCAAACTCAAACACAAGCCTCGTTATTCCAACACCGGAACCTTAGCTGAAGAGTTGCTCAACGTTAACTAGTCAGTCAGGTAGAACTGTAATCTAGCCATCTAGATAgttatgtagctagctagtcgACTTCTCCAAGTTGGCCAACTAGTTAGTTTAGGAAATTAccaagccccctcccccagaacTAATGACAGTCAGATAACGTTACCTAGCTAACGAAACATGAAATCGAATGGTTAGCTTGACGTAGCTAACGTAATGGGCTTGCACACCGCAGTCTTAATGAAGCAGAGCCGCAACATACGACACATTAGCGCCCTACGCCCTAACGTACAGGGAATGAATGGAGCAAATGTGTCGCCAGCTAGCTTGCCGACTAGCTACCGTTATCTATCTTGCTACCTTGGCCTTCGAGCTCAGGGacctaaaaatgtaaaaacagaaataaatgaatgtcatTTCGGCGATATTTGTGATTTCCACAATTGACTTTGAACgaaattgcaattaaaaaagCAACCTCACCTTCTGCGAATTCGACTTGGCCTAGCCAGGCTTTTCCCTTAACTTGTATCCTCTCACAACGGAAACTGCGCATTCCACAAAAACTACGGAGCCCCGAAGAGGACATGGACGGTTAAAACGCGCTTGGTACAGAACACAGAGGGTAATTATGTCTATGGTACAGCAAAGGGTAATAATTCAGTTCTGCCaacctttttaatgttttgacgTAGACTCATCTCCCCACAGCCATTCAAACTGTCTGAAATGTGATATTTGCTACTACCAAGTTTTGGCTAAATATAGTATGTTCATCAAAAACCCTCTTTTGGTGTAGATCCTAGTATATATTCttcaattacacattttaattatttggaaAGGTAGAAAGCAGTACGTAGGAAATATCATATTCTGTACATTCGCATAAAGGAACCGAGCCGGAATGTACACGAAGTATGGCAATTATTATCCAGCCAAATCTTATTTTAGGTTACTGGAAAAGGGGGAGAGGACTTGAAACGGAACTAACGAACAAACTCATTGTTTGACACGGAGCTGAAAAGAAGTGGGACAGACGCTTTGAAAGATGGAAGTGTAAGACAAAACtagctattttaaaatatagctATTTGTTCAACTcgaaaatgttttgcattaaagaatattttttgatgTTGTTTGTCGACGATTCGGTTGTACCCATTTTAACATGCTGAAAGACAGTCGGTCAGGCAGCCACGCTGGGTATTCTAGATAATGGAGCGTGAAGTTAGCTTCCGGCcaaacagctagctagctgacttaATTTGTTCCATCGCTAGCTCCTGATTAATATGCTCTCAGACCTAATATTGTTACTAGCTTGCTAGCTCGCTTTTCTGATCAAAGCCGTTTTAGATTTCGCCAGCTGAGCCGTGGTTATCTGTTGTTCTGTTATGGAGAATTCGATTATACTTTACTGTCTATGGCGAG is from Anguilla anguilla isolate fAngAng1 chromosome 9, fAngAng1.pri, whole genome shotgun sequence and encodes:
- the zgc:77262 gene encoding RNA-binding protein lark — translated: MVKIFVGNVNSSTTEQELRELFEKHGAVSDCDILKNYGFVHMDEEEAAQKAVAALHKHELNGSRITVEYATTKVRNATKIYVGNVPEGVTAGKIKELFQQYGKVVECDIVKNYAFVHMQRENEALEAISELNHSKIEGQKIFVSLSRSNQARDGRGDDFPPPPPHHPHYPPHPHYLPPRLPPGEYYAPRGRLPPPPPLPPPPPRGYYDRDLYERGVRYDPYGGSSRYYERDAYERRPPPPPQRPLSPSLSARYYRDRSPPGGRRALLPPPPPPPSAAAAGYARSYARTTSASMVPPPPPPPAPSSASSLYHRYSLGSGFEKDDYFDDKYSNGFSRGY